A genomic segment from Equus przewalskii isolate Varuska chromosome X, EquPr2, whole genome shotgun sequence encodes:
- the GPKOW gene encoding G-patch domain and KOW motifs-containing protein isoform X2, translating into MADAEEGVLRPAGASTAPISFGFSRTSARRRLADPGDGAGAPPEEKDFLKTVEGRELQSVKPSEAPKELVIPLIQNGHRRQPLTQAPGPSTDTEALADGMLSQAVKELIEESKKSLEERENAGVDPTLAIPMIQKGCTPSGEGADSERWAETVPEEADYEAVPVEAYGLALLRGMGWKPGEGIGRTFNQVVKPRVNSLRPKGLGLGANLTEVQALAPTGPHRLPRPDEEQEKDKEDQPQGLVPGGAVVVRSGPHRGLYGKVEGLDPDNVRAMVRLAVGSRVVTLSEYYLQPVSQQEFDKNSMELSQRNRSSPGQQNGTASSRKALRDQDLHIRQEDSERKRKHLPDRQDGPAAKSEKAAPRSQHWLHRDLRVRFVDKLHKGGQYYNTKMTIEDVLSPSTCVCRTDEGQVLEGLREDMLETLVPKIEGNRVMVVLGPKAGRVGRLLGRDGERSRALVQLRRENRLVELHYDAVCQYVGPSDSEED; encoded by the exons ATGGCGGATGCCGAAGAAGGAGTTTTGCGGCCGGCGGGAGCCTCCACTGCCCCAATTTCATTCGGCTTCAGTCGCACATCCGCCCGGAGACGGCTGGCGGACCCAGGAGATGGCGCAGGTGCACCTCCGGAGGAGAAAGATTTCTTGAAGActgtggaagggagggagctGCAGAG TGTGAAGCCCTCAGAAGCCCCCAAGGAGCTCGTCATCCCTTTAATCCAGAATGGCCATCGCAGGCAGCCACTGACACAGGCCCCTGGGCCATCCACAGATACTGAGGCCTTGGCGGATGGGATGCTGTCCCAGGCTGTGAAGGAGCTCATTGAGG AATCCAAGAAGTctctggaggagagagaaaatgcgGGTGTGGACCCCACGCTTGCTATCCCCATGATCCAGAAAGGATGCACCCCTAGCGGGGAAGGGGCAGACAGCGAACGCTGGGCTGAGACG GTGCCAGAGGAGGCTGATTACGAGGCAGTCCCTGTGGAGGCCTATGGGCTGGCCCTGCTGCGGGGCATGGGCTGGAAACCTGGTGAGGGCATCGGCCGCACCTTCAATCA AGTGGTGAAGCCCCGTGTCAACTCCCTGAGGCCCAAGGGGTTAGGACTGGGCGCCAACCTGACTGAGGTCCAGGCTCTGGCCCCCACTGGCCCCCACCGCCTGCCCAGGCCAGATGAGGAGCAAGAGAAGGATAAGGAAGACCAGCCCCAAGGACTGGTGCCTGGAGGAGCTGTGGTGGTTCGTTCTGGCCCTCACCGAGGCCTCTATGGGAAG GTAGAAGGCCTTGATCCTGACAACGTACGGGCCATGGTTCGTCTGGCCGTGGGGAGCCGCGTGGTGACTCTCAGCGAGTACTACCTGCAGCCTGTCTCCCAGCAGGAGTTTGACAAGAACTCCATGGAGCTCA GCCAGAGGAACAGAAGTTCCCCAGGGCAACAGAACGGAACAGCCTCATCGCGGAAGGCCCTCCGGGATCAGGACCTCCACATCCGGCAGGAGGACTCAGAGAGGAAGcggaaacaccttccagaccg ACAGGATGGGCCTGCAGCCAAGAGTGAGAAGGCAGCCCCCAGGAGTCAGCACTGGTTGCACAGGGACCTGCGTGTGCGGTTTGTGGACAAGCTGCACAAGGGTGGCCAGTATTACAACACCAAG ATGACAATTGAAGATGTTCTGAGCCCAAGTACCTGTGTGTGTCGGACAGATGAAGGCCAGGTCTTGGAAG GCCTGAGGGAAGACATGCTGGAAACCCTGGTCCCCAAGATCGAAGGCAACCGGGTGATGGTGGTGCTGGGGCCAAAGGCTGGAAGG GTGGGCCGTCTGCTGGGCCGAGATGGAGAGCGGAGCCGGGCTCTGGTGCAGCTGCGGAGAGAGAATCGGCTGGTGGAGCTTCACTATGATGCTGTCTGCCAGTACGTGGGCCCCAGTGACTCAGAGGAAGACTGA